CGCGGAGAACTCCACCCCGTAGCCCGCGGCCTCGCGCCGGCGGTACCCGATGCCGAGGGCCATATCGAGCCGGCCACCGGAGATGATGTCGAGAACGGCACAGTCCTCGGCGAATCGGACGGGGTGATACAGCGGCGCCAGGGCGACCGCCGACCCGAGCCGGATACTCCGGGTGCGGGCGGCGATCGCGGCCAGCATCACCAGCGGCGCGGGCATGTAACCGTCGGAGGCGTTGTGGTGCTCCGGCACCCACGCGCCGCCGAATCCGGCGGATTCGCTCCAGGTGATGAAATCCAGGGTTTCGGCGTAGACATCCGCCCACGGCCGCTGCCATCGGGCCGGATTCCGGAAGTCGTACAGGAATCCGAAGGAGATCTTGCCGCTCACGGACTCAACCTAGTTAATCATCATAAGGATTGCAAGGTTGGTAGCGCCGGTCAGGCGGGTGCGTCGAGTGTGTGCAGGATCCAGTGGCCCTTGTTGTTGGTCTTGGCGTAGTACAGGCTGGTATCGGCCGCGGCGAGCAGTGATTCGGAGTTCATGCCCGGGACCGGGGTGACCACCGCGCCGATGCTGGCGGAGATCGTCATGGCGCGGCCGTTGACGGTGATCGGATCCACCAGCGCCGACAGCAGGCGGTTCGCGATCATGGTGAGCCGGGTGGTGTCGGCCGGGGGCAGGATGAGGGCGCCGAACTCGTCACCGCCGATCCGCGCGATCAGGCAGTCGTGGTCGCCGACGCTGTTGCGCAACCGGGCGGCGACCGCGGTGAGCGCCTGGTCGCCGATGCTGTGGCCGTACCGGTCGTTGATGGCCTTGAAGTGGTCGATATCGATGAAGAAGAATCCGGCGCGGTCCTCGGGACCGGCGGTCGCGACCAGTTCGTCGATCCGTTCCATGAGCAGCCGGCGGTTGGGCAGGCCGGTCATCGGATCGTGACGCGCCTGCCGGTGCAGTTCCTCCTGCTGCCGGTGCGTATCGGTCACGTCGGCGCCGACGGCCAGCAGATAGTCGGGATTCCCGGCGGCGCCGGGGACATAGGTGATGGCGAACGACATCCATCCGACGCTGCCGTCGGCGCGGATCAGCCGCCGTTCCAGTTTGACCGTGCCGGAACGGGCCGGAACAAGCTTGTCGTACAACAGGTTACGGATATGGTCGCGGTCGTCGGGGTGGGCGAAATCGTAGACCGAGATCCCGCGCAACTCGCCGACCGGAACTCCGATCATGTCCGCGAGCGCCCGGTTGGCCTCCAGCAGTGTGCCTTCGGTGTCGCCGATCGCGATCGCGGCGGCGATGTGGTCGAAGACGATCCGGAAGCGGTTGTCCTGCACGGTGTCGCGTTGTCCGGCAACGAAATCGGAGGTGCGCAGACCGGCCAGGGCCGCCTGGTGCCCCTGTCCGAGTGCGGTCAGCAGGGCCGCGATCCGGGCCGGCGCCGCGCAGTGCTCGGTCAGCCGGTGCAGCACCTGCGCCGACAACGCCGGGATCCGCTCGTCGGTCAGGTGGGCCGCGACCAGCGCCCGGCCGGCCCGCGCGCCCGGTGTCGCGTCGAACGGTTCGGCCGCCGCGGCGGTGAGCAGGTCACCGATCAACCCGGACAGCAGTTGTCGCCGGTCGTCGACCGATCCCGGCACGAAACCTTGTGCCGCCAGCACCTCCCACCACTCTCGCGCCAGCGTCGAACGCTCGCCGTCATCCACCACATCCCCTTGCACCACCGTGTCGCGCTGGTCCGGCACACCCCACTCCGGCTCCAGCGTCAGGACCTCTACTCGAACAGACCGTCCCGAATCTACCGCGTGTTTCCGGTGTGGTCACGGTGATTGTCCGGTTGCCGGTTCTCCGCGAAGATCGAGCTTCCTTTGTACCGACTGGTCTCGACCTGCCAAACCCAGGTCGCCTGTACACAGCACCGCAGATCGAGTAGATGATCGGCGATCGGATCGGTCGTGGCCGGGTCTCCGGATTCGGCGCAGCTGTTGTACAACGGTTGCCAGATTCGGCGGAACGAGGTGAATCGGTCGCGCACTATATCGGCGGCCGCGTGCACGGCGTCGGCGAGTTTCGCGCCGGAATTGTTCAGCAACCAGATCGGGATCAGGTTGAAATCCGCACCGTCTACGATGCATTCCTTCTCGAAGGAGAACATGTCGTTCATCAGCGCGCCGATATCGGCGGTGAGTCGTTGCAGCCGGCGCAGATCGGTCTCGAGTCCGGCCGCGCGGATCCGATCCCACGGGAGATAGGTGTCGCGTCCGTACTCGCACAGCGCGATCGCGGGGTACATGCCCGAAACCCGGGCGCGCAGATCGATGTATTCCTCGACCGACAGCAGATCCCCACGCGCCCTGGCGTTCTGATCGCGGATCGCGGTGCGCAGATGGTCGATCGTCGATTCCAGGACCCATGCGGTCCAGGCGGGCTCCCCGTTCGCGGTCAGCTCGGCCAGGAATTCGGCAGTCGCCGCCTCGACCGGTGTCGGATCCGCCACCGTCCGTCCCGTCGACAGCAGCCGGCACAGGCTCTCGACCGTGCTGTGCGCATCGGACTGCTCGGTCGTCGTGAGATGCGCGAACTTCTCCCGTCCGGCAGTGTCGTTGAGCCAGAACAGGATCGCGTTGTAATTCCCGATGAGCGTCATCCGCTCCGCCGTCACCGCTCGCGGGTGCAGGAACGGCGTCATGCTGTTGTAGTGGGCGCCGCCCGCCTCCAGCCAGATCCCGTGCCGGCGGCAGAACGCCTCGACCGCCGCACAGGCCTCCACGCCGAACCGGTTGGGCCGGAAATCCTTGCAGTACTCGATGATTCCGGATTCCGGCGTGCTGAACAACGCCGCCAGCGACCACGGCGGCCCGTCCCGCACCAGCCGCTGGTGGTCGGCCCGCATCGCCGCGAGCTCCGCCTCGATCGCCGCCACATACCCGCCTGCCACGGCGACTCCCTTCCGGGCCCGCGCCACGCGGCCGCCTCGGCCGGAACCGGATACCGGTCCTGCCCGAGACGGCCGCGTGACCCGGTCGCCGTTGCGCACGCTCACCGCAATCAAAACCAAGCGACCGGTAGCCTTTCCGCTTCAACGTTAACGCGCTACGGCGCCGTCGGCGAGCCGGTCGATCGCTCGGTGCCACCTACCTGCGGCGATGCGATCATCACGTGTCACCTCGACCCGGTCGTCCCCCGCGTGACGACCGGGTGCGGGTCGCGCTAGATGTCCAGTTCCTGCTCGATGCTCTTGAGGCGGTGCCGGGCCAGCGCGAGGTTGGCCCGCTCGCGGTAGAGCGCGAGGTAGAGGAACAGGCCCTTGGACTTCGGGCCGGCCATCGGCCGGATGAGGTGGTACTGGCCGGAGAGGGTGATGAGGATGTCCTCGATGTCCTCTTTGAGACCGAGCTGGTCGATGGTGCGCAGCTTGGCGCGCACGACCTCGGTGTTGCCGGCGGCGGCGACCTGCAGATCCAAGGTCTTGGAATTGCCGAGCATGCCGAGCGCCATGCCGCTGGAGTAGTCGACGACGGCGGCGCCGATCGCGCCGTCGATGGACATCATGTCCTTCAGTGCGAGATCTATGTTGCTCATGTGTTCTCGTGCCTTTCGTAATCGGTTGCCGGACTGGGCATCCGGCGTGACGTCGGCTAGTCCTTCGGCGCCTGGAGCAGTGCGATGATCCGTTTCGCCGCCGCGGTCAGCCGGCCCAGGTTGACCGATTGGCCGCTGCCCACCACGAGCAGTACCGCGCTGCTGAGGGGGAAGATACCGACGCACCCGCGATCGGATTCGAAGAACGTGGATTGCAGACGCCCGTGCGCCGACAGTGCCGCGAAGTGGTCACCGATTCCCACCGCTGCCGCCGCCAGCGCCGAACCGCGAAGCGCCACTGCGTCTTCCGGGGTCGTATCGGCCGTGGCACTGGCCACGACCAAGCCGTCCCGGCTGGCGACGAACGCGTACGCCGCGTCGTCGACCGATTCGCAGGCCTCGGCGAGCAGTCGGGCGACCTTCTCGGGCTCGGTGAGCGCGAGCTCCAACCGGCGCGTCACACCTGAACCGACTGTTCGATCCGGCGCAGCAGGTGGCGCGCCATGGCGAGATTCGCCCGGTCCCGATCGAGTACGAGATACAGGAACAGGGTGCTCCCGTCGCTCTCGAGAATGTTGCTGTTCCGTCCGTCGTCCAGCGGCATGATGATGTGATATTGGGCGCCGAGCGTGACGAGTATGTCTTCTATCGCATCGTTCAACTGGAGTGTTCTTATCGCGTCGACCTTCGCGCGCACGACCTGTGTGAGGACGGCTCCGGCGACTTCCATGTCGATCAGCGAATTCCCGCCCTGCTTGCCGAGAATCATTCCGCTGCTGTAATCGACGAGCGCGATACCCACCGCTCCGTCCATCGACATTCCGTCGCGTAGGGCATCGTCCAAATTCATGTCCACCTCAATATTTCATTGCGCCCGAAAACGTGCAGCGGCAAACCCGAAGCGGACCATACCATCCTGTCGGTATTGTGACAACCGTAATGGAAAAGGATCACTTCGCAGACATCCTATACCATTGATCTATTGATTTCGGCAAAACTTCGGCAATCATTGTGGTGGCCCGAAACCGCTGGCGCGCACGTGATCTGCCCGGTTCGTGTGCGGAGTGCCGGCGGCGTCCGGCCTTCGGTGTGACCGTGATCGGTGCTGGACATATGGGCCATTCTTTCCGGTTCCGTGGTCGCGGATGGGCTCGATCGATCCGCCCGTCAGATCGCAATATTGATTTTCCAATAGTGAGTTCCCGTCGCCGGACGGCGAAATGTGACTACCGTCAATAATGCACCGCAAATCTTCAGAGAATGTTTGGTCACGTGTCCAGTTGTCGAATGGGTGGGCGGGTGCGGAGTTATGCGGATCGGCTATTCCGAATCGCCGGGCAACGGGTGCGGTAGCCGCGGATCGGTGCGACAGCGACCAAACAGTCTGTCCCACAGTCGATCTGCACGTGCAGGGTGACGAGGCTCTCTTCGGGGCCGAAAGGCTTCGGGTGCCGGGCGATCCTGCGACACTACTGTCGTGATCCGCTGAGATCGCGCTCGAACCCGATGTCTCAGGACTCGTGACCGGTGGTACCCGATGAGCCTTCCCCCTGACGACCGCATGCGCGTGCTGGTCACCGTCAATCCGATCGAATCGCATCTGCGCGGGCTGGTCACGCTCGTCGACGCACTCGGCGGACTGGGCCACGATGTCCGAATCGCGGTGCCGGACAAGTGGTCCGGATGGTTGCGCGACAGCTACGGCGTGCGGACCGTCGACATCGGGGCGTCGTGGCTCGACCCGGATTTCGACAGCGTCGTCTTCGGGGCCCTGCTCGACGGGGGCGCGGCGGCCTTCGATCGGGCGCTCATGGCGGAGTTCACCTCCGCCCGTGTCGCCGGATATGTCGCCGCACGGGTGCTCGCGCTGGCCGAACACTGGCGGCCGCACGCGGTGCTGCACGAATGTACCGAATTCGGTGGATATCTGGCCGCGGAGGTACTGGGGATACCCCACGTCGTCGTGGACATCGGCCCGCTGGAGGCGGTGGTGCAACGCCTGCACACCGAGGTGGTCCGGCCCGGACTGACCGCCCGGCGAGCCGAGTTGGGGCTCCCGCCGGAGCCGCCGGAACCGGGCGTCCTGCGCCATCTCACCGTCTCGATGACTCCGGAGGCCTTCAACCACGCAGATTTCGACGCGCCGCTGCGCCGATACCGTCACGAACTGCCCACCCGGCGGGACGAGCGGCTGCCGGGCGAATTCCCCTGGGGCACACCGATCGTGTACCTGTCGATGGGGTCGATCGGTCCCCGTTCCACCCGATACATGCCGCGCTCGATCGAGATCTATCGCGAGATCTTCACGGCGCTGGCGGATCTGGAATGCTCGGTCCTCGCGGCGCTGCCGGCGCAGTACCGGGACGTGTTCCCGTCGCTGCCACCGCATGTGCACACCATGACCCGGGTTCCCCAGTCGCTGGTGCTGGGGAAGGTGGATCTGTTCATCACCCACGGCGGCCTGAACTCGATCCGGGACACGATCACCTGCGGTATCCCCCAGGTACTGCTGCCCTTCTTCGCCGACCATCCCGGTAATGCCCGGCGGTGCGCGCAACTCGGCACCGGCCTGCGGATCGACCCCGCCACGGTCACCGCGGCCGAGGTGCTGGCCGCGTGTGAGCGGGTGTTGGCCGACACCTCCTATCGGCGGGCCACCGCGGAACTGCGGGAACGGATGTACGCCCTGCCCCGGCAGACCGCGTTCGCCGACGATCTGCGAGATCTCATCGAGACGAGTCCGAGGAGCTGACATCGAATGATCGACAGAGAAGATCTGATCCGGACCATTCGAGAATTCCACGGACAGCAACCGGACCGCCCCTTCGTGCCGGGTGTCACCGAGATCCAGTCCTCCGGAGCACATCTCGATCCCGACGACCGGACGGCCCTCGCCGCGGCGGCCCTGGACATGCGGATCGCCGCGGGTGCCCTGGCACACCGATTCGAGACCTCGTTCGCCCGGCGGATCGGGATGCGCAAGGCGCGGCTGACCAATTCGGGGTCCTCGGCGAACCTGCTGGCGATCACCGCGCTGACCGCACCCGAACTGGGGGAGGCCAGGCTCCGCCCGGGAGACGAGGTGATCACCTGTGCCGCAGGGTTTCCCACGACGGTCAACCCGATCCTGCAGAACGGCCTCGAGCCGGTGTTCGTGGACATCGACGAGCGCACGTACAACGCGACACCGGAACTGATCGAGGCGGCCGTCGGCCCGCGCACCCGTGCGGTGGCGCTGGCCCATACGCTCGGCAATCCCTTCCCGGTCGCGGAGATCGCCGAAATATGCAGCAGGCACGGCATGTTCCTGATCGAGGACAACTGCGACGCGGTCGGATCGAGGTATCGAGGGCGGGCGACCGGAACCTTCGGTGACCTGTCGACCGTGAGTTTCTATCCGGCCCACCATCTGACGACCGGTGAGGGCGGATGTGTCCTGACCGACAACCTGGTCCTGGCCCGGGTGGTGAAGTCGCTGCGCGACTGGGGACGCGACTGCTGGTGCGAGCCGGGTGAAAGCAACCGGTGCGGAGGACGATTCGGCTTCGAGCTGGGCGGCCTGCCGTACGGCTACGACCACAAGTACATCTACTCGCACATCGGGTACAACCTGAAGGCGACGGATCTGCAAGCGGCACTCGGCCTGTCGCAGCTGGCGAAGCTGGACGACTTCTGTGCCGCCCGGCGGCACAACTGGGGCAGGTTGCGCGCGGAGCTCGACGGCATCGACCATCTGCGCCTGCCGGAGCCGACCCCCGGAAGCGACCCGAGCTGGTTCGGTTTCGCGATGACCGTCGCGCCGGACGCGCCGTTCGATCGGTTCGACATCGTGAACTTCCTGGAGCGGCGCCGGATCGCGACGCGCGGCCTGTTCGCCGGGAACCTGCTGCGCCATCCGGCCTATTCCGCCGTGCCGCACCGTGTTTCGGGCGATCTGACGGTCAGTGATCGGGTGGCCGACCGGACCTTCTGGGTCGGGGTGTACCCCGGGATCACCGACGAGATGATCGACTACGTGGTCGCCTCGGTCCGGGAGTTCGTCGCGGGCCACCGGCGAGCGCCGGTCCCGGCCGCCGAGCCCCCGGCCGAGGGGAATCGGTGAGCCGGCTGCTCGTCACCGGGGCCCGCGGGCTGCTGGGTAGCCGAATAACGGCTCCCGGGAGTCCTTTCCGGGACGGTCACCGCACGATCGTGGCCCTCGGGCGGGCGGAGCTCGACGTCACCGATGCCGGGGCGCTGCACCGGAGTATCGAGCCGGACGACGTGGTGATCAACTGCGCGGCCTACAGCGCCGTCGATGCCGCCGAGACCGAGATCGACCGGGCATTCGCGGTCAACGCGTCCGGCGCCGGGCTGCTGGCCCGGACCTGCGCCGAGAAGGGCGCGCGACTGGTGCACCTGTCCACCGGATACGTCTTCGACGGCACGGCCGCACAGCCTTACGAAATCCGCTCGCCGACCGCGCCGATCAACGCGTACGGCCGCTCGAAGCTGGCCGGTGAACAGGCCGTGCGCGCCGAATGCCCCGGCGCGCTGATCGTCCGCACGATGTGGTTGTACTCGGGCGCGACCACCGGATTCCCGGCCGCCCTGCTCCGGAGA
This DNA window, taken from Nocardia sp. BMG111209, encodes the following:
- the rfbD gene encoding dTDP-4-dehydrorhamnose reductase, whose amino-acid sequence is MSRLLVTGARGLLGSRITAPGSPFRDGHRTIVALGRAELDVTDAGALHRSIEPDDVVINCAAYSAVDAAETEIDRAFAVNASGAGLLARTCAEKGARLVHLSTGYVFDGTAAQPYEIRSPTAPINAYGRSKLAGEQAVRAECPGALIVRTMWLYSGATTGFPAALLRRCARGEPVSVVADQIASPTCTDDLVSALADLLAHPDPPPLTHATSAGAVSKYEFARAVAAEAGLDAGLLRPCRTTDYRTAADRPRNAVLSRASWLGHGLRPLPHWRDALHRAMLTYRRSC
- a CDS encoding terpene synthase family protein: MAGGYVAAIEAELAAMRADHQRLVRDGPPWSLAALFSTPESGIIEYCKDFRPNRFGVEACAAVEAFCRRHGIWLEAGGAHYNSMTPFLHPRAVTAERMTLIGNYNAILFWLNDTAGREKFAHLTTTEQSDAHSTVESLCRLLSTGRTVADPTPVEAATAEFLAELTANGEPAWTAWVLESTIDHLRTAIRDQNARARGDLLSVEEYIDLRARVSGMYPAIALCEYGRDTYLPWDRIRAAGLETDLRRLQRLTADIGALMNDMFSFEKECIVDGADFNLIPIWLLNNSGAKLADAVHAAADIVRDRFTSFRRIWQPLYNSCAESGDPATTDPIADHLLDLRCCVQATWVWQVETSRYKGSSIFAENRQPDNHRDHTGNTR
- the rfbH gene encoding lipopolysaccharide biosynthesis protein RfbH, translating into MIDREDLIRTIREFHGQQPDRPFVPGVTEIQSSGAHLDPDDRTALAAAALDMRIAAGALAHRFETSFARRIGMRKARLTNSGSSANLLAITALTAPELGEARLRPGDEVITCAAGFPTTVNPILQNGLEPVFVDIDERTYNATPELIEAAVGPRTRAVALAHTLGNPFPVAEIAEICSRHGMFLIEDNCDAVGSRYRGRATGTFGDLSTVSFYPAHHLTTGEGGCVLTDNLVLARVVKSLRDWGRDCWCEPGESNRCGGRFGFELGGLPYGYDHKYIYSHIGYNLKATDLQAALGLSQLAKLDDFCAARRHNWGRLRAELDGIDHLRLPEPTPGSDPSWFGFAMTVAPDAPFDRFDIVNFLERRRIATRGLFAGNLLRHPAYSAVPHRVSGDLTVSDRVADRTFWVGVYPGITDEMIDYVVASVREFVAGHRRAPVPAAEPPAEGNR
- a CDS encoding sensor domain-containing diguanylate cyclase; its protein translation is MPDQRDTVVQGDVVDDGERSTLAREWWEVLAAQGFVPGSVDDRRQLLSGLIGDLLTAAAAEPFDATPGARAGRALVAAHLTDERIPALSAQVLHRLTEHCAAPARIAALLTALGQGHQAALAGLRTSDFVAGQRDTVQDNRFRIVFDHIAAAIAIGDTEGTLLEANRALADMIGVPVGELRGISVYDFAHPDDRDHIRNLLYDKLVPARSGTVKLERRLIRADGSVGWMSFAITYVPGAAGNPDYLLAVGADVTDTHRQQEELHRQARHDPMTGLPNRRLLMERIDELVATAGPEDRAGFFFIDIDHFKAINDRYGHSIGDQALTAVAARLRNSVGDHDCLIARIGGDEFGALILPPADTTRLTMIANRLLSALVDPITVNGRAMTISASIGAVVTPVPGMNSESLLAAADTSLYYAKTNNKGHWILHTLDAPA
- a CDS encoding roadblock/LC7 domain-containing protein, which translates into the protein MTRRLELALTEPEKVARLLAEACESVDDAAYAFVASRDGLVVASATADTTPEDAVALRGSALAAAAVGIGDHFAALSAHGRLQSTFFESDRGCVGIFPLSSAVLLVVGSGQSVNLGRLTAAAKRIIALLQAPKD
- a CDS encoding glycosyltransferase — encoded protein: MSLPPDDRMRVLVTVNPIESHLRGLVTLVDALGGLGHDVRIAVPDKWSGWLRDSYGVRTVDIGASWLDPDFDSVVFGALLDGGAAAFDRALMAEFTSARVAGYVAARVLALAEHWRPHAVLHECTEFGGYLAAEVLGIPHVVVDIGPLEAVVQRLHTEVVRPGLTARRAELGLPPEPPEPGVLRHLTVSMTPEAFNHADFDAPLRRYRHELPTRRDERLPGEFPWGTPIVYLSMGSIGPRSTRYMPRSIEIYREIFTALADLECSVLAALPAQYRDVFPSLPPHVHTMTRVPQSLVLGKVDLFITHGGLNSIRDTITCGIPQVLLPFFADHPGNARRCAQLGTGLRIDPATVTAAEVLAACERVLADTSYRRATAELRERMYALPRQTAFADDLRDLIETSPRS